A single region of the Anticarsia gemmatalis isolate Benzon Research Colony breed Stoneville strain chromosome 11, ilAntGemm2 primary, whole genome shotgun sequence genome encodes:
- the Vps4 gene encoding vacuolar protein sorting 4: MASSNTLQKAIDLVTKATEEDKNKNYEEALRLYEHGVEYFLHAVKYEAQGERAKESIRAKCLQYLDRAEKLKEYLKKDKKKKPVKDGESNSKSEDKKSDSDSDSDDPEKKKLQGKLEGAIVVEKPHVKWSDVAGLEAAKEALKEAVILPIKFPHLFTGKRIPWKGILLFGPPGTGKSYLAKAVATEANNSTFFSVSSSDLVSKWLGESEKLVKNLFELARQHKPSIIFIDEIDSLCSSRSDNESESARRIKTEFLVQMQGVGNDMDGILVLGATNIPWVLDAAIRRRFEKRIYIALPEEHARLDMFKLHLGNTTHQLTEQDMKVLAAKTEGYSGADICIVVRDALMQPVRKVQSATHFKRVTGPSPTDPTVICNDLLTPCSPGDAGALEMTWMDVPSDKLNEPPVTMSDMLRSLAISKPTVNDDDMVKLRKFMDDFGQEG; the protein is encoded by the coding sequence ATGGCGTCATCCAATACGCTGCAAAAGGCCATTGACCTAGTGACCAAAGCCACTGAAGAGGATAAGAACAAAAACTATGAAGAAGCCTTGAGACTTTATGAGCATGGAGTAGAATACTTTCTTCATGCTGTCAAATATGAAGCTCAGGGAGAGAGAGCTAAAGAAAGCATCAGAGCAAAGTGTCTACAGTACTTAGACAGAGCTGAGAAACTCAAAGAATACCTCAAAAaggataagaagaagaagccaGTTAAGGATGGAGAGTCCAACTCCAAGAGTGAAGACAAAAAGAGTGACAGCGACAGTGATTCTGATGATCCAGAGAAGAAAAAACTTCAGGGTAAACTTGAAGGAGCTATTGTTGTAGAAAAACCTCATGTAAAGTGGAGTGATGTTGCAGGTCTCGAAGCTGCTAAAGAAGCGCTGAAGGAAGCTGTTATTCTACCCATCAAATTCCCTCACTTATTCACAGGCAAAAGGATACCATGGAAGGGAATCCTACTCTTTGGACCTCCAGGTACTGGTAAATCTTATTTAGCGAAAGCTGTGGCAACTGAAGCAAACAATTCGACATTCTTCTCTGTTTCGTCTTCTGATCTTGTTTCCAAGTGGCTGGGTGAATCTGAGAAGTTAGTAAAGAATCTTTTTGAATTGGCTCGTCAACACAAGCCCAGTATCATATTCATTGACGAGATTGACTCCCTCTGTTCGTCACGTTCTGATAACGAATCTGAGTCCGCGCGGCGCATTAAGACCGAATTTCTTGTACAGATGCAAGGTGTAGGCAACGATATGGATGGTATTTTAGTACTAGGCGCTACCAACATCCCGTGGGTACTTGACGCTGCCATCAGGAGACGTTTTGAGAAGCGTATTTACATTGCCTTGCCCGAAGAGCACGCCCGATTGGACATGTTCAAACTACATTTGGGAAATACGACACATCAACTTACTGAGCAGGATATGAAGGTGTTGGCTGCTAAAACTGAAGGTTATTCTGGTGCTGACATATGTATCGTTGTCCGTGATGCATTGATGCAGCCTGTGCGTAAAGTACAGTCGGCTACACATTTCAAGAGAGTAACAGGCCCTAGCCCGACTGATCCTACTGTTATTTGTAACGATCTGCTAACTCCGTGCTCACCTGGAGATGCAGGAGCACTTGAAATGACCTGGATGGATGTGCCGAGCGACAAACTCAACGAACCTCCCGTCACTATGTCTGATATGCTCCGATCTCTAGCTATATCTAAACCGACTGTGAATGACGACGACATGGTCAAGCTTAGGAAGTTTATGGACGATTTCGGCCAAGAAGGATAA
- the LOC142976655 gene encoding saccharopine dehydrogenase-like oxidoreductase, producing the protein MKKTVDIIVLGATGFTGQCTVQQLARLTQEKYCDITWGIAGRSKEKLHKIITNSDETGLAFKNLTIIEVDIENEESLKKMLDVAKVVINCTGPNSVLSPPIVKACIETGTHYVDISAEMFHILNLYKNYHKAAEDANVLIIPSCGFVAIPAEAGMIYLDKQFKGTLNTVQCYVELLMQSAVPKVFLLHNGTWTSLVSVLETFKQHIALKKELFPKPIELVPEEMNKSLFHRHKGRTWFPYPATENDSVDMSQRYLYEKTKKKPVHFKAYTSVQYSFQLIGVLFGILVLYLYHYLSYFSCFRKLLINHPRLMTLGSVSVSEKGPTEQMRKDTKFRFVLNGRGWDIGQDTKSEPTKKITVKVSGQDPGYDSTAIAVIMCAITILKEKSQMPNGGVIMPGAAFYRTDIVDRLTSDCYLFEVVQNE; encoded by the exons ATGAAGAAAACTGTTGATATAATAGTGTTGGGTGCGACGGGATTCACGGGACAATGTACAGTGCAACAATTGGCTCGTTTGACTCaggaaaaatattgtgatattacGTGGGGCATTGCGGGACGTTCCAAAGAAAAGTTACACAAAATAATCACCAATTCAGATGAAACGg GATTGGCGTTTAAAAACCTTACGATCATAGAAGTGGATATTGAGAATGAGGAGTCATTGAAGAAAATGCTGGATGTGGCCAAAGTGGTCATCAATTGTACTGGCCCCAATTCTGTCCTGAGCCCACCGATTGTGAAAGCTTGTATTGAAACAGGAACACACTATGTGGACATTTCGGCGGAAATGTTT CATATCCTGAACCTATATAAAAACTACCACAAAGCTGCGGAAGATGCAAACGTTCTCATTATACCGTCTTGTGGATTCGTCGCCATCCCTGCGGAGGCTGGAATGATTTACTTAGATAAACAATTTAAAG gcaCTTTAAACACAGTACAATGCTACGTAGAGCTGTTAATGCAGTCCGCTGTaccaaaagtttttttattacacaatgGAACCTGGACATCGCTGGTTTCTGTTCTGGAGACCTTCAAACAACACATAGCGTTAAAGAAGGAATTATTTCCAAAACCTATAGAACTTGTTCCGGAGGAGATGAATAA GTCACTTTTCCACCGGCACAAAGGGCGGACATGGTTTCCATACCCTGCAACAGAAAATGATTCAGTAGACATGTCCCAAAGATATTTATACGagaaaactaaaaagaaacCAGTGCATTTCAAGGCCTACACATCCGTACAATATTCTTTCCAGTTAATTGGCGTCCTATTTGGGATATTAGTTTTGTACTTATATCATTACTTGAGCTACTTCAGCTGCTTCAGAAAACTGTTGATTAACCATCCAAGGTTAATGACCCTTGGAAGCGTATCAGTATCGGAAAAAGGACCTACGGAGCAAATGAGAAAGGATACGAAATTCagatttgttttaaatggtAGAGGATGGGATATAGGTCAGGATACAAAGAGTGAACCTACGAAGAAAATCACAGTAAAG gTTTCAGGCCAAGATCCTGGATACGATTCAACTGCTATCGCTGTCATTATGTGTGCAATcacaattttaaaagaaaagtcaCAAATGCCGAA tGGCGGAGTCATTATGCCCGGTGCTGCTTTCTACAGGACAGACATAGTGGATCGGCTTACATCGGACTGCTATTTATTTGAAGTTGTACAAAATGAATAG